The following coding sequences lie in one Colias croceus chromosome 1, ilColCroc2.1 genomic window:
- the LOC123692761 gene encoding uncharacterized protein LOC123692761 isoform X1 produces MNGQSAFIINEESHEKIVTENEEEKRKERKREKTNARQRAYYYRQKYLKKNEEIIKKVPKSNAERQRKFRQHNAQKSYMDNMSTKEFVEYCRKRHPSTTWNYFLKSSDQQSAKCKICSRVIKTTGSSTSGLHAHLRSRHKIKLEFAEKCSGKTSSRVQSEEHTTLDTNLVIVKQEPITVEISFEGGKASSRVQSEEHTTIDTNLVIVKQEPITAENSFEGGKASSRVQSEEHTTIDTNLVIVKQEPITAENSFEGGKASSRVQSEEHTTIDTNLVIVKQEPITAEISFERGKASSRVQSEEHTTIDTNLVIVKQEPITAEDSFEGGKASSRVQSEEHTTIDTNLVIVKQEPITAEISFEGEVQNDEYIYDSILQSK; encoded by the exons atgaatggACAAAgtgcatttattattaatgaagAAAGTCACGAAAAAATAGTGACAGAAAATGA AGAAGAGAAGCGTAAAGAGCGAAAAAGAGAAAAAACTAATGCACGTCAAAGGGCATATTATTATCGTCAGAAATATTTGAagaaaaatgaagaaataataaaaaaagtaccaAAATCAAATGCTGAACGTCAAAGGAAATTTCGTCAACATAATGCACAAAAATCTTACATGGATAATAT GTCTACAAAGGAGTTTGTAGAATATTGCAGGAAGCGACATCCATCAACAACGTGGAATTACTTTCTAAAATCCAGCGACCAACAGTCTGCTAAGTGCAAGATATGTTCTCGAGTTATAAAAACCACCGGATCATCCACTAGTGGGTTACATGCACATTTGCGGTCGAGACATAAGATCAAATTGGAATTTGCTGAAAAATGTTCTGGAAAGACCTCGTCACGAGTGCAGAGTGAAGAACATACGACTCTAGATACAAATTTAGTAATAGTTAAACAAGAACCAATTACTGTCGAGATCTCGTTTGAAGGTGGAAAGGCCTCGTCACGAGTCCAGAGTGAAGAACATACGACTATAGATACAAATTTAGTAATAGTTAAGCAAGAACCAATTACTGCCGAGAACTCGTTTGAAGGTGGAAAGGCCTCGTCACGAGTCCAGAGTGAAGAACATACGACTATAGATACAAATTTAGTAATAGTTAAGCAAGAACCAATTACTGCCGAGAACTCGTTTGAAGGTGGAAAGGCCTCGTCACGAGTCCAGAGTGAAGAACATACGACTATAGATACAAATTTAGTAATAGTTAAGCAAGAACCAATTACTGCCGAGATCTCGTTTGAACGTGGAAAGGCCTCGTCACGAGTCCAGAGTGAAGAACATACGACTATAGATACAAATTTAGTAATAGTTAAGCAAGAACCAATTACTGCCGAGGACTCGTTTGAAGGTGGAAAGGCCTCGTCACGAGTCCAGAGTGAAGAACATACGACTATAGATACAAATTTAGTAATAGTTAAGCAAGAACCAATTACTGCCGAGATCTCGTTTGAAGGTGAAGTACAAAACgatgaatatatttatgataGCATATTGcaaagcaaataa
- the LOC123692761 gene encoding uncharacterized protein LOC123692761 isoform X2: MSDECKKKWKAIRDGYHRFKKKHKLGTGSATPKHSKDKRHLLLSFLESVPQHRSGGSNIPSSPRAPQSNEEDSVDNLLSSNEQEGSKDGAMSYAEQDSDNDDTTKVETENKQKRNLNFKNKVLKEDSILKVWKERDEKRESLIKTILKKKDDDIDLFVRHIGEVLRNLPQVEKAQAKKHLYEVLSEYEIMAAKKLSNSSFTLTDNSEIPTSLSAYSLSPTPNSPRPTDSGQNKPSGTPHVLSSDHDEYFDFMNLP; the protein is encoded by the exons ATGA GTGACGAATGTAAAAAGAAATGGAAGGCTATCCGCGATGGATATCATAGATTCaagaaaaaacataaattaggtaCAGGTTCAGCTACTCCTAAACACTCGAAAGACAAGAGACATCTGCTGCTATCATTTCTGGAAAGTGTTCCTCAACACAGATCGGGTGGCTCAAATATACCTTCGTCACCAAGGGCTCCACAGAGTAATGAGGAGGATAGTGTGGACAATCTACTCAGTTCAAATGAACAAGAAGGATCCAAAGATGGAGCCATGTCTTATGCCGAGCAAGATAGTGACAATGACGACACAACTAAAGTTGAAACAGAAAATAAACAGAagagaaatttaaatttcaaaaacaaagtattaaaagaagattctattttaaaagtatgGAAAGAAAGAGACGAAAAAAGAGAGAGTttgattaaaacaatattgaaaaagAAGGATGATGACATAGACTTGTTTGTTCGTCACATAGGTGAAGTTTTGAGAAATTTGCCACAAGTGGAAAAAGCTCAAGCTAAGAAACATTTATATGAAGTCCTTTCAGAGTACGAGATAATGGCAGCTAAAAAGTTGTCCAACTCTTCATTCACTTTAACTGATAATTCAGAGATTCCTACATCACTTTCTGCCTATAGCCTGTCGCCTACACCAAATTCACCAAGACCCACTGACAGTGGTCAAAATAAGCCAAGCGGCACGCCACATGTATTGTCGTCAGATCATgatgaatattttgattttatgaaCTTACCTTAA